In a genomic window of Thermus thermamylovorans:
- a CDS encoding ABC transporter substrate-binding protein: protein MRKSIVGLLAALGLALGQQQVNLLWSGAITGPTSEAGAPYAAGVEDYCRYANERGLVPGVRLNCVVRDDRYDNATTRRFFEEAVDRLRIPLFLSYATGANELLKPLVQELKIPTIPASMHVGLIRPPNHEYFFIPTSTYSEQVVAILEYIAQQRRGARVALVVHPSPFGRAPVEDARRAAQQLGLQIVDVQEVGAGNLDNTALLRRFEGAGVEFVVHQNVAGPVANILRDTRRLGLHTRMRHLGAHYTGGSDLIALAGEAAEGFLWATSFYMAHEEAAGIRLQRELGARYGRPAAVVENVNYTNGMLATAIAVEAMRRAQQRFRRITNETVYQAIIGMNGPNAFNPGFAVSTKAGIEIDFTRTELTGAEGLRILEARGGRFVPVTEPFTSALFRRLHR from the coding sequence ATGAGAAAGAGCATCGTGGGGTTGCTGGCGGCGCTGGGGCTGGCCTTGGGCCAGCAGCAGGTAAACCTTCTGTGGTCAGGGGCTATCACCGGGCCCACCTCCGAGGCGGGCGCGCCCTACGCGGCCGGGGTGGAGGACTACTGCCGGTACGCCAACGAGCGGGGCCTGGTTCCAGGGGTGCGCCTCAACTGCGTGGTGCGGGACGACCGCTACGACAACGCCACCACCCGCCGCTTTTTTGAGGAGGCCGTGGACCGGCTGCGCATCCCCCTCTTCCTCTCCTACGCCACCGGGGCCAACGAGCTTCTGAAGCCCCTGGTCCAAGAGCTGAAGATTCCCACCATTCCCGCCTCCATGCACGTGGGCCTCATCCGCCCCCCCAACCACGAGTACTTCTTCATCCCCACCTCCACCTACTCCGAGCAGGTGGTGGCCATCCTGGAGTACATTGCCCAGCAGCGCCGGGGAGCCCGGGTGGCCCTGGTGGTCCACCCCTCCCCCTTTGGCCGGGCCCCGGTGGAGGACGCCCGGCGGGCGGCCCAGCAGCTTGGCTTGCAGATCGTGGACGTGCAGGAGGTGGGGGCAGGAAACCTGGACAACACCGCCCTCCTCCGGCGCTTTGAGGGGGCGGGGGTGGAGTTCGTGGTCCACCAGAACGTGGCCGGTCCCGTGGCCAACATCCTGCGGGATACGCGCCGCCTGGGGCTCCACACCCGGATGCGCCACCTGGGGGCCCACTACACCGGGGGTAGCGACCTCATCGCCCTGGCGGGGGAGGCAGCGGAGGGGTTCCTCTGGGCCACCAGCTTCTACATGGCCCACGAGGAGGCCGCCGGCATCCGCTTGCAGCGGGAGCTGGGCGCGCGGTACGGCCGCCCGGCGGCGGTGGTGGAGAACGTGAACTACACCAACGGCATGCTGGCTACGGCCATTGCCGTGGAGGCCATGCGCCGGGCCCAACAGCGCTTCCGGCGCATCACCAACGAAACGGTTTACCAGGCCATCATCGGCATGAACGGGCCCAACGCCTTTAACCCCGGTTTCGCCGTTTCCACCAAGGCGGGCATCGAGATCGACTTCACCCGTACGGAGCTTACGGGGGCAGAGGGCCTGCGGATCCTCGAGGCCCGGGGTGGCCGCTTCGTGCCCGTGACCGAGCCCTTCACCTCGGCCCTCTTCCGCCGCCTGCATAGGTAG
- a CDS encoding ABC transporter ATP-binding protein, whose translation MSLNPTRPEELGPVLLLVNNIEVVYHDIIQVLRGVSLKVPEGRITALLGPNGAGKTTTLRAISGLLIPEDGEVVRGEILYGGRPIQGRPPEEIVKLGIVQVLEGRRVFKHLTVEENLRVGTLTRREGSLREELERIYGYFPRLADLRNRLAGYCSGGEQQMIAIGRALLAKPRLLLLDEPSLGLAPLLVREIFDIVARVNAEEGVTVLIVEQNARMALSIAHYGYIMETGRIVLEGDRDYLLENPDVQEFYLGVAKGGGRKSFKEVKAYKRRKRFM comes from the coding sequence ATGAGCCTGAACCCCACGCGTCCTGAGGAGCTGGGCCCCGTCCTCCTCCTGGTCAACAACATCGAGGTGGTCTACCACGACATCATCCAGGTGCTGCGGGGCGTTTCCTTGAAGGTTCCCGAGGGGCGCATCACCGCCCTCTTGGGCCCGAACGGGGCGGGGAAGACCACCACCCTTCGGGCCATCTCCGGCCTCCTCATCCCCGAGGACGGGGAGGTGGTCCGGGGGGAGATCCTCTACGGGGGCAGGCCCATCCAGGGCCGCCCTCCCGAGGAGATCGTAAAGCTGGGCATCGTCCAGGTGTTGGAGGGCCGCAGGGTCTTCAAGCACCTCACGGTGGAGGAGAACCTGCGGGTGGGCACCCTGACCCGGAGGGAGGGGAGCCTGCGGGAGGAGCTGGAGCGCATCTACGGCTACTTCCCCCGCCTGGCCGACCTCAGGAACCGCCTGGCCGGGTACTGCTCCGGGGGGGAGCAGCAGATGATCGCCATTGGCCGCGCCCTCCTGGCCAAGCCGAGGCTCCTCCTCCTGGACGAGCCCTCCTTGGGCCTCGCCCCCCTTCTGGTGCGGGAGATCTTCGACATCGTGGCCCGGGTGAACGCCGAGGAGGGGGTGACGGTGCTCATCGTGGAGCAGAACGCCCGCATGGCCCTCTCCATCGCCCACTACGGCTACATCATGGAGACGGGGCGGATCGTCCTGGAGGGGGACCGGGACTACCTCCTGGAAAACCCCGATGTGCAGGAGTTCTACCTGGGGGTGGCCAAGGGGGGTGGGCGCAAGAGCTTCAAGGAGGTGAAGGCCTACAAGAGGCGCAAGCGCTTCATGTGA
- a CDS encoding metal ABC transporter ATP-binding protein has translation MAALEVRNLSVRFGEFPALEGVSLAVPEGAFVAIVGPNGAGKSTLLKALLGLVPFLGEVRVFGRPLGEADPRWFGYVPQIKTFDRSFPALALELVATGLLGRWPFRLSPGAREEALRALARVGAEGLAHRPLGRLSGGQLQRVYLARALIRRPRLLLLDEPATGVDRVGEVDLYRYLEAYQRESGATVLMITHDWEAAHHATHVLVLNRKVVGFGPPERALSEECLRQAYGHLGHAHGLFVGGERA, from the coding sequence ATGGCGGCCCTCGAGGTCCGCAACCTCTCCGTGCGCTTCGGGGAGTTCCCCGCCCTGGAGGGGGTATCCCTGGCGGTGCCCGAGGGGGCCTTCGTGGCCATCGTGGGGCCCAATGGGGCGGGGAAGAGCACCCTCCTGAAAGCCCTTTTGGGCTTGGTCCCCTTCCTGGGGGAGGTGCGGGTCTTCGGCCGTCCCCTGGGGGAGGCCGATCCCCGGTGGTTCGGCTATGTGCCCCAGATCAAGACCTTCGACCGCTCCTTCCCCGCCTTGGCCCTGGAGCTGGTGGCCACGGGGCTCCTCGGGCGCTGGCCCTTCCGCCTCTCCCCGGGGGCGCGGGAGGAGGCCCTGAGGGCCCTGGCCCGGGTGGGAGCGGAGGGGCTGGCCCACAGGCCCTTAGGCCGCCTTTCCGGGGGCCAGCTCCAGCGGGTCTACCTGGCCCGGGCCCTGATCCGCAGGCCCCGGCTCCTCCTCCTGGACGAGCCCGCCACCGGGGTGGACCGGGTGGGGGAGGTGGACCTCTACCGCTACCTGGAGGCCTACCAGCGGGAATCGGGGGCCACGGTCCTGATGATCACCCACGACTGGGAGGCAGCCCACCACGCGACCCACGTCCTGGTCCTGAACCGGAAGGTGGTGGGCTTCGGGCCGCCCGAGCGGGCCCTCTCCGAAGAGTGCCTGCGCCAGGCCTACGGCCACCTGGGCCACGCCCACGGGCTCTTCGTGGGGGGGGAGCGTGCTTGA
- a CDS encoding metal ABC transporter permease, translated as MLEALSFPFFQRALLAGVLVSLLTGLLSPFVVQRRLSFLGDGLAHAAFAGVALGLFLRGEPLWFALPFTFLVAMAITFVKERTELSEDTAIGVFFALSVALGALFLSQARGYVGDAMGYLFGSLLAVGPQDLLAVGLLLLLALFLLPLWGPLAYATFDRELALSDRVPVAFHDYLLSGFIAVSLVLAVKVVGIILVAAFLVIPGATARLLAPTMALLTLLSLLLAALSTVLGLFLSFLLDWPSGASIVLFQAFLFGLAFVKTVFSGGK; from the coding sequence GTGCTTGAGGCCTTGAGCTTCCCCTTCTTCCAGCGGGCCCTCCTGGCGGGGGTTCTGGTGAGCCTCCTCACCGGGCTCCTCTCCCCCTTCGTGGTGCAGAGGCGGCTTTCCTTTCTGGGGGACGGCCTGGCCCATGCCGCCTTCGCCGGGGTGGCCTTGGGCCTTTTCCTCCGGGGGGAGCCCCTCTGGTTCGCCCTGCCCTTCACCTTCCTGGTGGCCATGGCCATCACCTTTGTGAAGGAGAGGACCGAGCTTTCCGAGGACACGGCCATCGGGGTCTTCTTCGCCCTCTCCGTGGCCCTGGGGGCCCTGTTCCTCTCCCAGGCCCGGGGGTATGTGGGGGACGCCATGGGCTACCTCTTCGGCTCCCTCCTGGCCGTGGGGCCCCAGGACCTCCTGGCCGTGGGCCTCCTCCTCCTCCTGGCCCTCTTCCTCCTGCCCCTCTGGGGGCCCTTGGCCTACGCCACCTTCGACCGGGAGCTGGCCCTTTCCGACCGCGTGCCCGTGGCTTTCCACGACTACCTCCTTTCCGGCTTCATCGCCGTGAGCCTGGTCCTGGCGGTGAAGGTGGTGGGGATCATCCTGGTGGCGGCCTTCCTGGTGATCCCCGGGGCCACCGCCCGGCTCCTGGCCCCCACCATGGCCCTCCTCACCCTCCTCTCCCTCCTCCTGGCCGCCCTTTCCACGGTGCTGGGCCTCTTCCTCTCCTTCCTGCTGGACTGGCCCAGCGGGGCCAGCATCGTCCTCTTCCAGGCCTTCCTCTTCGGCCTGGCCTTCGTGAAAACCGTGTTTTCCGGGGGGAAATAG
- a CDS encoding RrF2 family transcriptional regulator: MWVSTKAQYGLRALVEIGLRAPEAVPLKEVAEAQGISQHYLEQIAAQLRRAGFIRSVRGAKGGYRLARPPERVTALEVVEALEGSLAPVTCLEDPESCAKVGQCSTENLWRRVDQAMRGVLGGTTLKDLVEERRLIEARRLVHLEAAG; the protein is encoded by the coding sequence ATGTGGGTATCCACGAAGGCCCAGTACGGCCTCCGGGCCCTGGTGGAGATCGGCCTCCGCGCCCCGGAGGCCGTGCCCCTCAAGGAGGTGGCCGAGGCCCAGGGCATCAGCCAGCACTACCTGGAGCAGATCGCCGCCCAGCTCCGCCGCGCGGGCTTCATCCGCTCCGTGCGGGGGGCCAAGGGGGGGTACCGCCTGGCCCGCCCCCCCGAGCGGGTGACGGCCTTGGAGGTGGTGGAGGCCCTGGAGGGGAGCCTGGCCCCCGTCACCTGCCTGGAGGACCCCGAGAGCTGCGCCAAGGTGGGGCAGTGCTCCACGGAGAACCTCTGGCGGCGGGTGGACCAGGCCATGCGCGGGGTCCTGGGGGGGACCACCCTCAAGGACCTGGTGGAGGAGCGCAGGCTCATCGAGGCCCGCCGCCTGGTCCACCTGGAGGCCGCCGGCTAG
- a CDS encoding cysteine desulfurase family protein has translation MIYLDHAATTPLDPEVREAMGEVEGVFGNPNSVHRAGQAARRVLEEARERVAHLLGADPREVVFTASGSEADALALLGVALARGRGHVVSTEVEHSALLGALRLLEGLGFAVTRLKPDRHGLVYPEQVAEALRPDTFLVSVMAANNELGTLYPVGEIAQVARAHGALFHTDAVQAIGQIPFRMDEVGADLVSLSAHKFYGPKGIGALLVRRGVELFPLVPGKGEGGRRGGTQSPVLAHGMAVALEKALRLLPEEAPRLLALRGRLEAGLLAVEGVELNGHPERRLPKLVNVTVKGADGEALLLALDLLGVAVSSGSACSAGSLEPSHVLLAIGRTREEAKASLRFSLGRFTTEAEVDRAVAVFREAVARARG, from the coding sequence GTGATCTACCTGGACCACGCCGCCACCACTCCCCTGGACCCCGAGGTGCGGGAGGCCATGGGGGAGGTGGAGGGGGTTTTCGGCAATCCCAACAGCGTCCACCGCGCGGGCCAGGCGGCCAGGCGGGTCCTGGAGGAGGCCCGGGAGAGGGTGGCCCACCTCCTCGGGGCGGACCCCCGGGAGGTGGTCTTCACCGCCTCGGGTTCCGAGGCCGACGCCCTGGCCCTCCTGGGCGTGGCCCTGGCCCGGGGCCGGGGGCATGTGGTGAGCACCGAGGTGGAGCACTCCGCCCTCCTGGGGGCTTTGCGGCTTCTGGAGGGGCTGGGCTTCGCCGTGACGCGGCTGAAGCCCGACCGCCACGGCCTGGTCTACCCCGAGCAGGTGGCGGAGGCCCTGAGGCCCGACACCTTCCTGGTGAGCGTCATGGCCGCCAACAACGAGCTCGGCACCCTCTACCCCGTGGGGGAGATCGCCCAGGTGGCCCGCGCCCACGGGGCCCTCTTCCACACCGATGCGGTGCAGGCCATCGGCCAGATCCCCTTCCGCATGGACGAGGTGGGGGCGGACCTGGTCTCCTTGAGCGCCCACAAGTTCTACGGGCCCAAGGGGATCGGGGCCCTCCTGGTGCGCCGGGGGGTGGAGCTTTTCCCCCTGGTGCCGGGGAAGGGGGAGGGGGGGAGGCGGGGGGGCACCCAGAGCCCGGTCCTGGCCCACGGGATGGCGGTGGCCCTGGAGAAGGCCTTAAGGCTCCTCCCCGAGGAGGCTCCCCGCCTCCTCGCCCTCAGGGGCAGGCTGGAGGCCGGCCTCCTCGCCGTGGAGGGGGTGGAGCTCAATGGCCACCCCGAGCGGCGCCTGCCCAAGCTGGTGAACGTGACCGTCAAGGGCGCGGACGGGGAGGCCCTCCTCCTGGCCCTGGACCTCCTGGGGGTAGCGGTCTCCTCGGGCTCGGCTTGCTCCGCGGGGAGCCTCGAGCCCTCCCACGTCCTCCTGGCCATCGGCCGCACCCGGGAGGAGGCCAAGGCCTCCCTGCGCTTCTCCCTGGGCCGCTTCACCACCGAGGCCGAGGTGGACCGGGCGGTGGCGGTCTTCCGGGAGGCGGTGGCCCGGGCCCGGGGCTAA
- a CDS encoding long-chain-fatty-acid--CoA ligase has product MAKIEAKPWLAHYDPGVPAEIEVPHKPLWRFLEESAERFPGNVALEFLGKTLTYAELWDKSRRFAGGLKALGVRPGDRVAIMLPNSPQFVIAFYGALLAGGVGVNVNPLYTPRELRHQLVDSGSETLIILDHLLPRFLEVERETPVKRTVVTGIKDFLPFPKNLLYPLKARKDKLPLGFPKKEGFHAFADLLKGEPATPHPADPEDLALLQYTGGTTGISKGAMLTHRNLVANVLQIDAWDASARELLGKGVMLGALPFFHVYGMTVAMNYGLFSGYKIVLLPRPEIRAIVEAIERHGVTHFPGVPTLYVAFNNFPGVEGKNVKSVRICLSGAAPLPVEVAKRFEEITGARLIEGYGLSEASPVTHSNPVLGEVKKGSIGMPLPSIEAKVVDEEGKEVPLGEVGELAVRGPNVMKGYWNRPEETAKALKDGWLLTGDLARMDEDGYFYIVDRKKDMIIAGGYNIYPREVEEVLYAHPAVQEAAVVGVPDPYRGETVAAFVVLKEEHRGKVGKEDLVAFCRENLAAYKVPRILEFRESLPKTSVGKILRRELRDEFTRGKG; this is encoded by the coding sequence ATGGCGAAGATCGAGGCGAAACCCTGGCTGGCCCATTACGACCCTGGCGTACCGGCGGAGATCGAGGTCCCCCACAAGCCCCTGTGGCGCTTTCTGGAGGAGAGCGCCGAGCGCTTCCCCGGCAACGTGGCCCTGGAGTTTCTGGGCAAGACCCTCACCTACGCCGAGCTATGGGACAAGTCCCGACGCTTCGCCGGTGGGCTCAAGGCCCTGGGGGTGCGGCCCGGGGACCGGGTGGCCATCATGCTGCCCAACTCCCCCCAGTTTGTCATCGCCTTCTACGGGGCCCTTCTGGCCGGAGGGGTGGGGGTGAACGTGAACCCCCTCTACACCCCTCGGGAGCTAAGGCACCAGCTGGTAGACTCGGGCTCGGAAACCCTCATCATCCTGGACCACCTCCTGCCCCGCTTCCTGGAGGTGGAGCGGGAGACCCCGGTGAAGCGCACCGTGGTCACGGGCATCAAGGACTTCCTCCCCTTTCCCAAAAACCTTCTTTACCCCCTAAAGGCCAGGAAGGACAAGCTCCCCCTGGGCTTCCCCAAGAAGGAGGGCTTCCACGCCTTCGCCGATCTGCTCAAGGGGGAACCCGCTACCCCCCATCCCGCGGACCCCGAGGACCTGGCCCTCCTCCAGTACACCGGGGGGACCACGGGGATCTCCAAGGGGGCCATGCTCACCCACCGGAACCTGGTGGCCAACGTCTTACAGATCGACGCCTGGGACGCCTCCGCCCGGGAGCTTCTGGGCAAGGGGGTGATGCTGGGAGCCCTGCCCTTCTTCCACGTCTACGGCATGACCGTGGCCATGAACTACGGCCTCTTCTCGGGCTACAAGATCGTCCTCCTGCCCAGGCCGGAGATCCGGGCCATCGTGGAGGCCATCGAGCGGCACGGGGTCACCCACTTCCCGGGGGTGCCCACCCTGTACGTGGCCTTCAACAACTTCCCGGGGGTGGAGGGCAAGAACGTGAAGAGCGTGCGCATCTGCCTCTCGGGGGCCGCCCCCCTACCGGTGGAGGTGGCCAAGCGCTTTGAGGAGATCACCGGGGCCCGGCTCATCGAGGGCTACGGCCTCAGCGAGGCCAGCCCCGTCACCCACTCCAACCCCGTCCTAGGGGAGGTGAAGAAAGGCTCCATCGGCATGCCCCTGCCCAGCATCGAGGCCAAGGTGGTGGACGAGGAGGGCAAGGAGGTGCCCCTGGGGGAGGTGGGGGAGCTGGCGGTGAGGGGCCCCAACGTGATGAAGGGCTACTGGAACCGCCCCGAGGAGACCGCCAAAGCCCTCAAGGACGGCTGGCTCCTCACCGGGGACTTGGCCCGGATGGACGAGGACGGGTACTTCTACATCGTGGACCGCAAGAAGGACATGATCATCGCCGGAGGGTACAACATCTACCCCCGGGAGGTGGAGGAGGTCCTCTACGCCCACCCCGCCGTCCAGGAGGCCGCGGTGGTGGGCGTCCCCGACCCCTACCGGGGGGAGACCGTGGCCGCCTTCGTCGTCCTCAAGGAGGAGCACCGGGGCAAGGTGGGGAAGGAGGACCTGGTGGCCTTCTGCCGGGAAAACCTCGCCGCCTATAAGGTGCCCCGCATCCTGGAGTTCCGGGAAAGCCTCCCCAAGACCAGCGTGGGCAAGATCCTCAGGCGGGAGCTCCGCGACGAGTTCACCAGGGGCAAGGGCTAG
- a CDS encoding phosphoribosyltransferase encodes MRFRDRRHAGALLAEALKPLGLEAPVVLGVPRGGVVVADEVARRLSGELDVVLVRKVGAPGNPEFALGAVGEKGELVLKPYALQYADQSYLEREAARQKDVIRKRAERYRRARAKLPLQGRDVVLVDDGIATGSTMEAALSVVLAERPRRVVAAVPVASPEAVERLREKAEVVALSTPHDFAAVGAYYLDFGEVTDEEVEALLLQWAA; translated from the coding sequence ATGCGTTTTCGCGACCGCAGGCATGCCGGAGCCCTTCTGGCCGAGGCCCTGAAGCCCTTGGGCCTCGAGGCCCCCGTGGTCCTGGGCGTGCCGCGAGGGGGGGTGGTGGTGGCCGACGAGGTGGCCAGGCGCCTTTCCGGGGAGCTGGACGTGGTCCTGGTGCGCAAGGTGGGGGCTCCGGGCAACCCGGAGTTCGCCCTGGGGGCTGTGGGGGAGAAGGGGGAGCTGGTCCTTAAGCCTTACGCCCTCCAGTATGCCGATCAGAGCTACCTGGAGCGGGAGGCGGCCCGGCAGAAGGACGTGATCCGCAAGCGGGCGGAGCGCTACCGCAGGGCCCGGGCCAAGCTACCCCTCCAGGGACGGGACGTGGTCCTGGTGGACGACGGCATCGCCACCGGATCCACCATGGAGGCGGCTTTGAGCGTGGTGCTGGCAGAAAGGCCCCGCCGGGTGGTGGCGGCCGTTCCCGTAGCCAGCCCTGAGGCTGTGGAGCGGCTTAGGGAGAAGGCCGAGGTGGTGGCTCTTTCCACCCCTCACGACTTCGCCGCGGTGGGGGCCTATTACCTGGACTTTGGCGAGGTTACCGACGAGGAGGTGGAGGCCCTTTTGCTACAATGGGCGGCATGA
- a CDS encoding cupin domain-containing protein — protein sequence MGGMRPVVKQAASVEARPVERGERAFIQVLIGPEDGAPHFITRKFTILPGGRIPMHRHPTIEHEQFVLSGRMRVHLGGEVREVAAGQAVYIPPGTPHAYANEAEEPVEFLCVIPKTAAYATEWLEE from the coding sequence ATGGGCGGCATGAGGCCCGTGGTCAAGCAGGCGGCCAGCGTGGAGGCCCGCCCCGTGGAGCGGGGGGAAAGGGCCTTCATCCAGGTGCTCATCGGCCCTGAAGACGGGGCCCCCCACTTCATCACCCGCAAGTTCACCATCCTCCCCGGAGGCCGCATCCCCATGCACCGCCACCCCACCATCGAGCACGAGCAGTTCGTCCTCTCCGGGCGCATGCGGGTCCACCTGGGCGGCGAGGTCAGGGAGGTGGCCGCCGGGCAGGCGGTCTACATCCCCCCGGGCACCCCCCACGCCTACGCCAACGAGGCCGAGGAGCCCGTGGAGTTCCTCTGCGTCATCCCCAAGACCGCCGCCTACGCCACGGAGTGGCTGGAGGAGTAA
- a CDS encoding ABC transporter permease: MRREGSPWTGLWAVFFKEMADHLSGLRMRILEVLILLSAVAAVYTGSQALRQTVGEDPFLYLKLLTTAQDPLPSFVGFLSFFVPLAAIALAFDAVNGEYTRGTLSRILSQPIYRDALLFGKFLAGLGTLAVLLLALFLLVVGLGLFTLGVPPGGEEVARAFFFLLATLAYAGVWLALGLLFSVLFRQPATAALAAIGVWLFFAVFFPILTDLAAVALLLQADPFDPESQLRQANLALWISRLSPNTLYAEALTALLNPEVRALGPVLIVQLERAILGSPLPLGQSLLLVWPQLTGLFAAVILLFTLAYVAFQRQEVRA, encoded by the coding sequence ATGCGGCGTGAGGGCTCCCCCTGGACGGGGCTTTGGGCTGTCTTCTTCAAGGAGATGGCCGACCACCTCTCGGGGCTCAGGATGCGGATCCTGGAGGTCCTGATCCTCCTTTCCGCGGTGGCGGCGGTGTACACGGGGAGCCAGGCCCTGCGGCAGACGGTGGGGGAGGACCCCTTCCTCTACCTCAAGCTCCTCACCACCGCCCAAGACCCCTTGCCCTCCTTCGTGGGCTTCCTCTCCTTCTTCGTCCCCCTGGCGGCCATCGCCTTGGCCTTCGACGCGGTGAACGGGGAGTACACCCGGGGCACCCTCTCCCGCATCCTCTCCCAGCCCATCTACCGGGACGCCCTCCTCTTCGGCAAGTTCCTGGCGGGCCTGGGCACCCTGGCGGTCCTCCTCCTGGCCCTCTTCCTCCTGGTGGTGGGCCTGGGGCTTTTCACCCTGGGGGTGCCCCCTGGGGGGGAGGAGGTGGCCCGGGCCTTCTTCTTCCTCCTCGCCACCCTGGCCTACGCCGGGGTGTGGCTGGCCTTGGGCCTCCTCTTCTCCGTCCTCTTCCGCCAGCCCGCCACCGCCGCCTTGGCCGCCATCGGGGTGTGGCTCTTCTTTGCCGTCTTCTTCCCCATCCTCACCGACCTGGCCGCGGTGGCCCTCCTGCTCCAGGCCGACCCCTTTGACCCGGAAAGCCAGCTCAGACAGGCCAACCTGGCCCTCTGGATCTCCCGCCTCTCCCCCAACACCCTCTACGCGGAGGCCCTCACCGCCCTCCTCAACCCCGAGGTCCGGGCCCTGGGGCCCGTCCTCATCGTCCAGCTGGAGCGGGCCATCCTGGGGAGCCCCCTGCCCCTGGGCCAGAGCCTCCTCCTGGTCTGGCCCCAGCTCACGGGGCTCTTCGCCGCGGTGATCCTCCTCTTCACCCTGGCCTACGTGGCCTTCCAGCGTCAGGAGGTGCGGGCCTAG
- a CDS encoding ABC transporter ATP-binding protein: MTVIQTRGLSKRYGRVVAVEDLNLEVWEGEVFGVLGPNGSGKTTTILMLLGLTEPTQGEARVLGLDPMREPLKVKARVGYLPDQVGFYGELTAWENLRYTTRLLGLPEGEAKARIEEVLRRMGLWEVRERRVSAFSRGMRQRLGLAEVLLKRPKVVILDEPTSGLDPEAAREFLELIKELKAEGITVLLSSHLLHQVQEICDRVGLFHKGRLALLGTVEELAQRVLGGGYEILVEAGPGLEEAFLGLEGVARVEAEDGRYRVLATGDLRPELARVAVERGPLLGLTLRRPSLDEVYAHYFKEVVHAA, from the coding sequence ATGACGGTCATCCAAACCCGGGGGCTCAGCAAGCGCTACGGCCGGGTGGTGGCCGTGGAGGACCTGAACCTGGAGGTCTGGGAAGGGGAGGTCTTCGGCGTTCTGGGCCCCAACGGCTCGGGCAAGACCACCACCATCCTCATGCTTCTGGGCCTCACCGAGCCCACCCAGGGGGAGGCCCGGGTCCTGGGCCTGGACCCCATGCGGGAGCCCCTGAAGGTGAAGGCGCGGGTGGGCTACCTCCCCGACCAGGTGGGCTTTTACGGGGAACTCACCGCCTGGGAGAACCTGCGCTACACCACGAGGCTTCTGGGCCTGCCCGAAGGGGAGGCCAAGGCCCGCATCGAGGAGGTCCTCAGGCGCATGGGGCTTTGGGAGGTGCGGGAGCGGCGGGTTTCCGCCTTCAGCCGAGGGATGCGCCAGCGGTTGGGCCTGGCCGAGGTCCTCCTCAAGAGGCCCAAGGTGGTCATCCTGGACGAGCCCACCAGCGGCCTGGACCCCGAGGCCGCCCGGGAGTTTTTAGAGCTCATCAAGGAACTCAAGGCCGAGGGGATCACCGTCCTCCTCTCCAGCCACCTCCTGCACCAGGTGCAGGAGATCTGCGACCGGGTGGGACTTTTCCACAAGGGCCGCCTGGCCCTTCTGGGCACGGTGGAGGAGCTGGCCCAGCGGGTGCTGGGGGGCGGGTACGAGATCCTGGTGGAGGCGGGGCCGGGCCTGGAGGAGGCCTTCCTGGGGCTGGAGGGGGTGGCCCGGGTGGAGGCGGAGGACGGCCGTTACCGCGTGCTGGCCACGGGGGACCTGCGCCCCGAGCTGGCCCGGGTGGCGGTGGAGCGGGGCCCGCTTCTGGGGCTCACCCTCCGCCGCCCCAGCCTGGACGAGGTCTACGCCCACTACTTCAAGGAGGTAGTCCATGCGGCGTGA